A single Vigna radiata var. radiata cultivar VC1973A chromosome 8, Vradiata_ver6, whole genome shotgun sequence DNA region contains:
- the LOC106770959 gene encoding photosystem II reaction center PSB28 protein, chloroplastic, which yields MATLHSLALSSPFSSSLHKPRSYSVPCSIVHQSTNSSFNGQTLRMPYLRLRMVTQSSNMQMPVMMMLKPKIQFIQGTDEQTIPDVRLTKSRDGTNGMAIFTFDQPSVFDSSGEIGDITGFYMIDEEGVIQSVDVNAKFVNGKPSIIEAKYIMRSPREWDRFMRFMERYSNANGLQFIKK from the exons ATGGCAACTTTGCACTCTCTTGCATTGTCCTCTCCGTTCTCCAGCTCACTTCACAAACCACGCTCATACTCAG TCCCATGTTCAATTGTTCATCAAAGTACAAACTCCTCATTCAATGGTCAAACTTTGCGGATGCCATATTTGAGGTTACGTATGGTAACACAAAGCAGTAACATGCAGATGCCTGTAATGATGATGTTGAAACCAAAGATACAGTTCATCCAGGGAACTGATGAGCAAACAATTCCTGATGTGAGGCTGACAAAATCAAGGGATGGAACAAATGGCATGGCTATCTTCACATTTGATCAACCTTCAGTTTTCGATTCTTCAGGTGAAATAGGTGATATCACTGGATTTTACATGATTGATGAAGAAGGAGTCATTCAGTCAGTTGATGTAAATGCTAAATTTGTGAATGGTAAGCCCTCAATAATTGAAGCCAAGTACATAATGCGGAGTCCAAGGGAGTGGGATAGATTCATGAGATTCATGGAGCGATACTCTAATGCAAACGGTTTGCAATTCATCAAAAAATGA